The genomic region GCCCTGCACGCCCTTGGCGTCCTGGTCCACGTCGATGACGTCCTTGTTCAGCAGGGTGGCGAAGTTCTCCTGGCTGACCTTGCGCAGGTCCGCGCCGATCAGCAGCGGCGCGGCCATGATCGCCCACAGGCTGAAGTGCGAGCGGTACTCCGTCGGGGTCATGCCGCCGTTGCCGACCTCCAGCATGTCCGGGTCGTTCCACGCGCCGGGCTTGGCGTACTGGGCCAGCGGCAGGTTCTTCTTGAAGATCTGCACCATCTTGGCCCAGGTGTCGTTGATGTCACCGGTGGTGCGCCACAGGTTGCCCACGTCCTGCGCCCACTCCCACGGCTTGTTCTGGCCCCACTCGCAGATGGAGAACACGATCGGGCGGCCGGTGGCCTTCAGCGCGTCGCGCATCTTGCGGTAGCGCTGCTTGGCGTCCACGCCCTGGTTGTTGCAGTTGTCGTACTTCAGGTAGTCCACGCCCCAGGAGGCGAACAGCCTGGCGTCCTGCTCCTCGTGGCCGAGGCCGCCGGGGAAGCCGAGCGCGTTGCAGGTCTTGGTGCCCGCACTGGTGTAGATGCCGAACTTGAGCCCCTTGCTGTGCACGTAGTCGGCGACGAACTTGATGCCGCGCGGGAACCGCTTCGGGTCGGGTTCCAGGTCGCCCTTGGCGTTGCGGGAGGTCTTGGCCCAGCAGTCGTCGATGTTGACGTACTGGTAGCCCACGTCCTTGAGGCCCTTGCTGACGAAGATGTCAGCCATGTCCATGACCATCTTCTCGTTGAACTCCGCGCGGCAGTGCGTGGTGTTCCAGTTGTTGAAGCCCATCGGGGGTGTGCGGGCCAGTCCGTTCTCCAGTGCCTCGGCCTGCGGTGCGGCCACGGTGGTCAGCACGAGCCCGGTCGCGGCGACCACGGTGGACGCCGCGGCTAGCACGGCCGTCAGTCTTCTGCGCACGACAACTCCTTCCTCCGGCAACGGGTTTCGCGGCGGCGAGGTGACTAGGGCAGGCCCCACGGCTTGCCGGGAGCGGAAATCTTGACCGGTGCGATGGTCAGGTCCGGCAGCGCGCCCTGCGGGTGGACCACCGCGGTGCCGCCGCGCGGCAGGTCGATCTCGACCACACCGCCGGGCCGCTCGCGGAACAGGACCGGTGAGCCGTCCGGACGGCTCACCTGGATCGGCCGCAGGATCCCGTGCCGCACCTTGCACGGCGAACCCGCCAAGCTGTGCAAGGAAACCCACCGCGTCCGCCCGCCCTTGCGGACCGCGCTGACCTCGAACGCGCCCTCGGTGAGGAACTTGTCCACCGTGACATCGGCCCAGCCGCGCGGCACCGCCGGGAAGATCCGGATGAGCTCGCCCCAGCTCTGCACCAGCATGTCGTGCAAGGACTGCGCGGCCGACAGCGGTGTCTCCACCACCGGACTGCCCTCGCGGTACATGGTGTTCTCGGTGACCGGGTACCTGGTGCTGGGGTCGAAGAACTTCAGCAGGTAGGCCAGCGCCTCGTCACCGCGGCCGAGCCCGGCCAGCATGGAGGCGGCCCCGGTGTAGCTGTAGCCGCGGTGCGCGCCCTGCAAGGCGTGCCAGTGCTTGATGGAGGTCTCGATCAACGCGCGCTCGGCGGGGTCCTCGCCGGTGATCTCGTAGAGCGGGTACACCATCAGCAGGTGCGAGTAGTGCCGGTGCGACTTCTCGTACGGCACCCCCGCGCCGATCATGAACCCGTTCTTGTCCTTCGGATAGGACACCAGCTCGCGCAGCACCTGCCGCCACTTCGCCGCCAGCGGATCGTTCTTGCCAAGTTTCTCGTTGGCGTACAACAGGGTTCGGCAGCCCCAGCGGATCAGCGCCAGGTCGTAGTTGCAGTCCGGCGCGTTGCCGTACTCGGGGGAGTGGGTCTCCGGCAGGTGCAGCTTGCCGTCGGCGCCCGGCTTGAGGAAGTGCAGGTAGTAGTTGATCGCCCGGCACAGGATCGGGAAGATCGTCTCGCGCAGGATCGAGCTGTCCATGGTGTGCCGGTAGGTCAGCCACACGTTGTGCAGCGCCCAGGTCAGGTTGCCGACCTCGGGGCTGCCGCCGCCGTCGCCGGGCCGGGCCACGTAGCTGCCCTTGAGCGTGGTGCGGTCCGTGCTGCGGCCCACGCCTGCCGAATCATGTTGGTACTCCGGCCGGACGTTCTTGATCAGCTGCGCCTGGTTGTCCCGCAGCGTGCTGGTGATCGCGTCCAGCTCGACGTGGTTGCTGCCGTGGATGAGCCAGTACTCCAGCTGCACGTTGAGGTTCCACCACACCGCGGGCCAGCCGGTCGGCTCGAACCACGGCCCGCAGGTGGCCATCACGGTGCCGCCGGCCCTGGTGCCGGTGGCGGTCTTGTACAGCTGGATCCACCAGAAGCTCTGCAACCGCTCATCCGGCAGCGAGACGAAACTCTTGCGGTAGAAGGCGTGCCACCACTCCCGGTGGCTGGCGACCAGTCCGGCGACCCCGGCCGCGGCCGCCTCCCTGACCAGCTTGAGCGCCTCGGCCTCGGCGGTGCGCGCCGGGAAGCTGTGCGCCACCGCGAGCAGCAGGGTGTGCTCGCCGGAGGTCCAGGCCGGGTTCCGGTAGGCGGTCGCGGTCTGGCCACCCGCCAGCAGCTCCTGCCGCACCACGTTTTCCGCGCCGCTGGTGTCCAGCACCGGGTCCGGGTTGGGGGTGTAGCCCGCCGGCGGGTCGGGCCGGGTGCTGACCGCGGGTTCGGGGTGGAAGACCCAGCGCACCCGCTCACCACCGCTGGGCGTCACCTGGGCCAGCAGCACTGAGCGGGTGGTGTGCACGAACGCGCGCAGCCTCAGCGTGCCCGCGGAGGTGGTGACGGTGCCGGTGAACTCGCCGTGCCACAGGTCCAGCCGCCAGTCCACGCCGGTGATGGTGCCCGCCGGTTCCAGGGTCAGGTGGCCCACCGGCAGGCGGCACACGCCGTGCCCGCTGCCGAACTGCGGCCGGTGGTCCTGCACCTCGGCGTGCTGCACGCTGAACCGGATCGCGTTGCGGCCCGGCTCCTTGCGGATGATCGAGCCCAGCCTGCCGTCACCGAGGAACGGCCCCTGCCACCACTCGGCGGGCAGCTTGCGCCACACCGGGTCCTGCGCCGCCAGGAACTTCGCCCAGTCCACTTCGGACAGACCGGTGATCCCGGCGCTGTCGGCTGCCGCCGCGACTCCCGGCACGGCCGCGCCCGCCACTCCGGCCGCCGCGGTGGCCGCCAGGAAGGTCCGCCGAGAAAGGTCCCATCTCTGCTCATCCATCGACAAGCCTCTTCCGCTGACGTGGATGGGCCGATGGCGGCTTCGACCCCGATGTCGTGCACGAAGCTAGGAGCGTGGCCCCGGCGAGTCAATGCGCCGACCAGGTAAGAGATCGGATGTATAGGTTTTCGAACTGGCGTATCGCGGACAAAAAAGACCCCCGGTCCGCGATGGACCGGGGGCCTAGATGTCGCTGGTCAGCGGCTCGCGAGGGAGTCCTCGGCGGCGGCCAGCCACTCCCGCCACTGCGCGGCCTGGGCCTCGGCCTCCTTGGCCTTGCGGTCGTTGCCCGCCGAGCGCGCCTTGGCCGCCTGGGACTCGAACTGCTCGACCCGCTCGCGGAACTGGGCGACCCTGGCCTCGGCCTCCGGGTCGGAGCGGCGCCACTGCGCGTCCACCGCGCCGCGCACCTTCTCCTCGACCGCGCGCAG from Crossiella sp. CA-258035 harbors:
- a CDS encoding NPCBM/NEW2 domain-containing protein; translated protein: MGFNNWNTTHCRAEFNEKMVMDMADIFVSKGLKDVGYQYVNIDDCWAKTSRNAKGDLEPDPKRFPRGIKFVADYVHSKGLKFGIYTSAGTKTCNALGFPGGLGHEEQDARLFASWGVDYLKYDNCNNQGVDAKQRYRKMRDALKATGRPIVFSICEWGQNKPWEWAQDVGNLWRTTGDINDTWAKMVQIFKKNLPLAQYAKPGAWNDPDMLEVGNGGMTPTEYRSHFSLWAIMAAPLLIGADLRKVSQENFATLLNKDVIDVDQDAKGVQGRQVKASGGTYVIAKPLANGDVAVALFNENSSARTISTTAAEIGLSGNNFRLKDLWSKATSTSTGAISASVPAHGTAMYRVSRVGAQTPPPAGVSQVSDLDWQGVANGWGPAEKDRSNGNQAAGDGKPLTIGGTSYAKGLGVHARSEVTVYLGRRCSTFTAQVGIDDEVAGGNGSVVFEVHADGVRKAATGVLTGASGPTAITADVVGAEALRLVVTDGGDNINHDHADWAEAKLTCA
- a CDS encoding Tat pathway signal sequence domain protein, yielding MDEQRWDLSRRTFLAATAAAGVAGAAVPGVAAAADSAGITGLSEVDWAKFLAAQDPVWRKLPAEWWQGPFLGDGRLGSIIRKEPGRNAIRFSVQHAEVQDHRPQFGSGHGVCRLPVGHLTLEPAGTITGVDWRLDLWHGEFTGTVTTSAGTLRLRAFVHTTRSVLLAQVTPSGGERVRWVFHPEPAVSTRPDPPAGYTPNPDPVLDTSGAENVVRQELLAGGQTATAYRNPAWTSGEHTLLLAVAHSFPARTAEAEALKLVREAAAAGVAGLVASHREWWHAFYRKSFVSLPDERLQSFWWIQLYKTATGTRAGGTVMATCGPWFEPTGWPAVWWNLNVQLEYWLIHGSNHVELDAITSTLRDNQAQLIKNVRPEYQHDSAGVGRSTDRTTLKGSYVARPGDGGGSPEVGNLTWALHNVWLTYRHTMDSSILRETIFPILCRAINYYLHFLKPGADGKLHLPETHSPEYGNAPDCNYDLALIRWGCRTLLYANEKLGKNDPLAAKWRQVLRELVSYPKDKNGFMIGAGVPYEKSHRHYSHLLMVYPLYEITGEDPAERALIETSIKHWHALQGAHRGYSYTGAASMLAGLGRGDEALAYLLKFFDPSTRYPVTENTMYREGSPVVETPLSAAQSLHDMLVQSWGELIRIFPAVPRGWADVTVDKFLTEGAFEVSAVRKGGRTRWVSLHSLAGSPCKVRHGILRPIQVSRPDGSPVLFRERPGGVVEIDLPRGGTAVVHPQGALPDLTIAPVKISAPGKPWGLP